The following proteins are encoded in a genomic region of Phragmites australis chromosome 9, lpPhrAust1.1, whole genome shotgun sequence:
- the LOC133929242 gene encoding periodic tryptophan protein 2-like yields the protein MNYRFQNLLGAPYRGGDAVFAGDSPVLLSAVGNRVASTDLAASSSLTLPFESSSNVTRLAASPSGDFLLAADDHGRALYANLRRRAVLHRVSFKGAPSAVRFSPDGELIAVAVGKVVQIWRSPAFRREFFPFHLLRTFPGFAAGVTAFDWSPDSAFLLASCKDLTARLCPVKKGLGGKPFLFLGHRAAVVGAFFATDKKTGSVNRAYTISKDGAIFTWNLVEGNDASPPPSPGTPEQESEQNDAMELDGGRRKRKSLGELDTTPLHLAKWELQEKHFFMQSPAKLTACDYHRELDMVVVGFSNGVFGLYQMPDFVCLHLLSISREKITTAIFNSLGNWLVFGCAKLGQLLVWEWRSESYILKQQGHYFDVNCIAYSPDSQLLATGADDNKVKVWTVSSGFGFITFSEHTNAVTAVHFMANNHSLLSASLDGTIRAWDLFRYRNFRTFTTPSPRQFVSLTADPSGEVICAGTLDSFEIFVWSMKTGRLLDILSGHQGPVHGLMFSPINAILASSSWDKTVRLWDVFESKGAVETFQHSHDVLTLAYRPDGRQIACSTLDGLIHFWDPFDGLLMYTIEGRRDIAGGRLMTDRRSSANTTIGKYFTTLCYSADGSCILAGGNSKYICMYDVGEQVLLRRFQITRNLSLDGVLDFLNSKRMTDAGALDLIDDEDSDVEEGIDQQTRGNLGLGLPGSMANRGRPIARTKCVKFAPTGRSFAAATIDGVLLYSVDESFIFDPTDLDIDVTPEKVEEALAENQHQRALILGLRLNEDSLIKKCIFAVDPSNIRAICSAIPYKYLQRLIDAFADLLESCPHLEFILLWSQELCKVHGHYIQQNSRTLLPALKSLHKSITRLHQDLADTCSSNEYLLKYLCSAGTKN from the exons ATGAACTACCGCTTCCAGAACCTCCTCGGCGCGCCGTACCGCGGAGGCGACGCCGTCTTCGCCGGTGACTCccccgtcctcctctcggcggTCGGCAACCGCGTCGCGTCCACCgacctcgccgcctcctcctccctcacgCTCCCCTTCGAGTCCTCCTCCAACGTCACCCGCCTCGCCGCCTCCCCCTCGGGTGATTTCCTCCTCGCCGCGGACGACCACGGCCGCGCGCTCTACGCcaacctccgccgccgcgccgtcctCCACCGCGTCTCCTTCAAGGGCGCGCCCTCCGCCGTCCGCTTCAGCCCCGACGGCGAGCTCATCGCTGTGGCCGTCGGGAAGGTCGTCCAGATCTGGCGCTCGCCGGCGTTCCGCAGGGAGTTCTTCCCCTTCCACCTCCTCCGCACGTTTCCTGGCTTCGCCGCCGGCGTCACAGCCTTCGACTGGTCCCCTGACTCCGCGTTTCTCCTTGCGTCCTGCAAGGACCTTACAGCCCGCCTCTGTCCCGTCAAGAAGGGCCTAGGAGGTAAGCCCTTCCTGTTCCTCGGCCACCGCGCTGCTGTCGTTGGTGCCTTCTTCGCGACGGATAAGAAGACAGGGAGCGTCAACAGGGCTTACACAATTTCCAAGGACGGAGCTATCTTTACATGGAATTTGGTGGAAGGAAACGATGcttcacctccaccttcaccggGGACGCCAGAGCAGGAATCGGAACAGAATGATGCCATGGAATTGGATGGTGGGAGGAGGAAAAGGAAGAGTTTGGGAGAACTGGACACCACTCCGCTGCATTTGGCAAAATGGGAGTTGCAGGAAAAACACTTCTTCATGCAATCACCGGCTAAGTTAACAGCATGTGATTACCACCGGGAGCTCGACATGGTGGTGGTTGGATTCTCTAATGGAGTATTTGGGCTTTACCAGATGCCAGACTTTGTGTGCCTCCACTTGCTGTCAATATCAAGGGAGAAGATCACCACTGCTATTTTCAACAGTTTGGGGAATTGGCTGGTTTTTGGATGCGCCAAACTTGGGCAGCTGCTGGTGTGGGAGTGGCGGTCGGAGAGCTACATTTTGAAGCAGCAGGGGCACTACTTCGATGTGAATTGCATTGCATACTCACCAGATTCTCAGTTATTGGCCACTGGAGCTGATGATAACAAAGTCAAG GTCTGGACAGTTTCTTCTGGGTTCGGTTTCATAACATTTTCGGAGCATACAAATGCTGTTACTGCAGTTCATTTTATGGCCAATAACCATTCTCTTCTAAGTGCCTCCCTTGACGGGACTATCCGAGCTTGGGATTTGTTCCGCTATCGCAACTTCAGAACATTTACCACCCCTTCACCCAGACAGTTTGTTTCTTTAACAGCAGACCCAAGTGGAGAAGTGATATGCGCTGGAACACTTGATTCATTTGAG ATATTTGTTTGGTCAATGAAAACCGGTCGATTGTTGGATATACTCAGTGGCCACCAAGGACCAGTTCATGGTCTAATGTTTTCACCGATCAAT GCTATTCTGGCTTCATCATCATGGGACAAAACTGTTCGCCTTTGGGATGTTTTTGAGAGCAAGGGGGCAGTGGAAACTTTTCAACATTCACATGATGTTCTTACTTTGGCTTATCGTCCTGATGGAAGACAGATAGCATGCAGCACATTAGATGGCCTAATCCATTTTTGGGATCCATTCGATGGCTTGTTGATGTATACAATCGAGGGCCGCAGGGATATTGCTGGGGGCCGCCTCATGACTGATAGAAGATCTTCAGCTAATACAACTATAGGGAAGTACTTCACTACATTGTGCTATTCTGCTGATGGGAGTTGTATTTTAGCTGGAGGTAACAGcaaatatatatgcatgtatgacGTTGGAGAACAG GTACTGTTGCGTAGATTCCAGATCACTCGCAATCTCTCATTGGATGGAGTTCTTGATTTTCTGAACTCAAAAAGGATGACAGATGCTGGTGCGCTAGATCtcattgatgatgaagatagtGATGTTGAAGAAGGAATTGATCAACAAACAAGAGGAAACTTGGGGCTTGGTTTACCTGGATCAATGGCAAATAGGGGAAGACCCATAGCTCGGACAAAATGTGTTAAATTTGCTCCAACTGGAAGATCTTTTGCTGCAGCAACCATTGATGGCGTTCTATTGTACTCAGTTGATGAATCATTTATTTTTGATCCAACAGATCTTGACATTGATGTTACACCTGAG AAAGTAGAGGAAGCTCTTGCAGAAAACCAACATCAGAGAGCCCTTATACTTGGCCTCCGATTAAATGAGGACTCCTTAATTAAGAAGTGCATATTCGCTGTGGATCCATCCAATATACGAGCAATTTGTTCGGCGATACCTTATAAGTATCTCCAAAGATTGATTGATGCATTTGCTGACCTTTTGGAAAGTTGCCCCCATCTGGAATTTATCCTCCTGTGGTCTCAG GAGCTATGTAAGGTTCATGGGCACTATATTCAACAGAACTCCAGAACCTTGCTTCCCGCTCTGAAATCGTTGCATAAGTCTATAACAAGACTACATCAAGATTTGGCAGACACTTGCTCTTCTAATGAGTACTTGTTGAAATATTTGTGCTCTGCTGGTACAAAGAATTAG
- the LOC133928167 gene encoding protein MAIN-LIKE 2-like, whose amino-acid sequence MTPTLQDVSYLLGLPCAGAAVGVIDMQADWMNDMHQRFGPVERKADAPPYVPEFLADARGPTKKWILQFQPTYIHPQANAYAVSRHLEAYLLWLFGWVMFTSGQGHLVTRTLVPYARSIADAHAEDVPQFSWALAVLAATYRALCDACMKKEALATFAGCPLLLQLWSYEHFAIGRPVVDRSPYPEEWYGHRPIRSHKPKSKPSHLGQRAGSPPSPKP is encoded by the exons atgaccccgaccctgcaggacgtctcctacctcttaggccttccttgcgcgggagctgcggttggggtgatcgatatgcaggctgactggatgaacgacatgcatcagcgatttgggccggtggagcgaaaggcggatgcacccccgtacgtgcctgagttcttagccgatgcacgagggccaacgaagaagtggatcctacagttccag ccgacgtacatccacccacaagccaacgcatacgcggtctcgagacatttggaggcctacctcctttggttgtttgggtgggtgatgttcactagtggccaaggccacctggttacgaggacccttgtgccgtacgcccggtcgatagcggacgcgcatgcagaggatgtaccgcagttcagctgggcattagctgttcttgctgcgacgtatcgggcgctctgcgacgcatgcatgaagaaggaggcgctagccacttttgccgggtgtccacttcttcttcagctatggtcgtacgagcatttcgccataggtaggccggtggtggatcgctccccgtacccagaggagtggtacg GTCACAGGCCCATCAGAAGTCACAAGCCCAAGTCAAAACCCTCTCATCTTGGTCAACGAGCTGGTTCCCCTCCttccccaaaaccctag
- the LOC133929243 gene encoding probable transcriptional regulatory protein At2g25830, producing MASAARALGAMLHRASSLSASATALRIAPLLQGNGAIGNAGLFQRHAARRRISTFHPLCMGRRSCKIAGRKDAQNLKKMKRNSKIGKEIVAAIKKGGPSPSSNTALAAILEKARELDIPKEILERNIKRASEKGQDTYTEKVYEVYGFGGVGMVVEVLTDKITRSVAGIRNVVKDCGAKLADPGSVTFRFRQARVVNIKVTDADKDQLLSVALDAGADDVIEPDFDDGYDDSEDVSERFYKVVTTSENYPVVLSKLQEEGLKFETDNGYELLPLNLIEVDDEAMELNKELVSKLLELDDVDAVYTDQK from the exons ATGGCGTCCGCCGCGCGGGCCCTGGGCGCGATGCTCCACAGGGCCTCGTCTCTGTCCGCCTCGGCCACCGCTCTCCGAATCGCCCCACTCCTCCAGG GGAATGGCGCTATTGGGAACGCCGGTTTGTTCCAGAGGCACGCGGCGAGGCGGAGGATTTCGACGTTCCATCCGCTCTGCATGGGACGGCGCTCTTGCAAGATTGCCGGAAGGAAG GATGCCCAGAatttgaagaagatgaagcgCAACAGCAAAATCGGAAAAGAAATTGTTGCTGC CATCAAGAAAGGTGGTCCGAGTCCTTCATCGAACACAGCTTTAGCAGCAATATTGGAGAAAGCAAGGGAACTTGATATCCCCAAAGAAATATTGGAGCGTAACATAAAAAGGGCATCTGAAAAGGGCCAAGATACTTACACAGAAAAGGTTTATGAG GTCTATGGTTTTGGTGGAGTAGGTATGGTCGTTGAGGTCCTCACAGACAAAATTACAAGATCTGTTGCCGGTATTAGAAATGTGGTAAAGGATTGCGGAGCAAAATTGGCTGACCCTGGGTCTGTTACCTTTAGATTCAGACAAGCTCGAGTGGTGAACATAAAAGTTACTGATGCTGATAAGGACCAACTGCTTTCTGTTGCTTTGGATGCTGGTGCTGATGATGTCATTGAACCAGATTTTGATGATGGTTATGATGACTCTGAAGATGTTTCAGAAAG GTTTTACAAGGTAGTTACTACATCAGAAAACTATCCGGTCGTGCTATCAAAGCTACAAGAGGAAGGACTAAAGTTTGAAACTGATAATGGCTACGAACTTCTGCCTCTGAACCTGATTGAG GTGGATGATGAGGCCATGGAACTAAACAAGGAGCTTGTGTCAAAATTGCTTGAACTCGATGACGTTGACGCCGTCTATACAGACCAAAAGTGA
- the LOC133929244 gene encoding dolichyl-diphosphooligosaccharide--protein glycosyltransferase subunit STT3A produces the protein MAEPEFSSAAAGGGGRLRNAFGGVLCVFTLLLIGVLAFSIRLFSVIKYESVIHEFDPYFNFRVTQFLSKNGIYEFWNWFDDRTWYPLGRVIGGTVYPGLTLTAGTIWWLLNSLNIPLSVETVCVFTAPIFSANASWATYLLTKEAKGTGAGLMAAAILAMVPSYISRSVAGSYDNEAVAIFALIFTFYLYVKTLNTGSLFYATLNALSYFYMVCSWGGYTFIINLIPMHVLLCIVTGRYSSRLYIAYAPLVILGTLLAALVPVVGFNAVMTSEHFASFLVFIILHVVALVYYIKGLLTPRLFKVAMTLVITIGLAVCFAVVAILVALVASSPTKGWSGRSLSLLDPTYASKYIPIIASVSEHQPPTWPSYFMDINVLAFLIPAGIISCFLPLSDASSFMVLYLVTAVYFSGVMVRLMLVLAPAACILSGIALSEAFGVLTRSIKFQLSKLFEDSPAASGDGTPESSSASSVNENSTKNENRTGKSETAPKEKPSKKNRKKEKEVAESVPVKPKKEKKLLVLPFELSIMGILSLIVLGGLYVVHCVWAAAEAYSAPSIVLTSRSHDGLHVFDDFREAYAWLSHNTDVDDKVASWWDYGYQTTAMANRTVIVDNNTWNNTHIATVGTAMSSPEKAAWEIFNSLDVKYVLVVFGGLVGYPSDDINKFLWMVRIGGGVFPHIKEPDYLRDGQYRVDAQATPTMLNCLMYKLCYYRFVETDGKGFDRVRGYEIGKKHFKLTHFEEVFTTHHWMVRIYKLKPQKNRVRGKLKKLKSGATTSSTLAAGRKKNPWQ, from the exons atGGCGGAGCCCGAGTTCTCCTCCGCAGCGGCCGGCGGAGGCGGGCGACTCCGCAACGCCTTCGGTGGCGTGCTCTGCGTATTCACACTCCTCCTCATCGGCGTCCTCGCGTTCTCGATCCGCCTCTTCTCC GTGATCAAGTACGAGAGCGTGATCCACGAGTTCGACCCCTACTTCAACTTCCGCGTCACTCAG TTTTTGTCGAAGAATGGAATTTACGAGTTCTGGAACTGGTTTGATGATAGGACATG GTATCCCCTTGGCCGTGTGATTGGTGGCACTGTGTATCCTGGCTTGACATTAACCGCTGGGACCATTTGGTG GTTGCTGAACTCTCTGAACATCCCATTGTCGGTGGAGACAGTTTGTGTGTTCACTGCTCCAATTTTCTCTGCAAATGCTTCATGGGCTACTTACCTCTTAACAAAG GAAGCAAAGGGCACTGGAGCTGGATTGATGGCAGCAGCCATTTTGGCAATG GTCCCCTCATATATCTCAAGATCCGTTGCAGGCAGCTATGATAATGAAGCTGTAGCAATATTCGCCTTGATATTTACATTTTATCTATATGTAAAG ACACTGAACACTGGATCACTCTTTTATGCAACGCTCAATGCTCTCTCCTATTTCTACATG GTCTGTTCTTGGGGAGGCTACACATTCATTATCAACCTTATTCcaatgcacgtgctcttgtgcATTGTAACTGGTCGTTATTCTTCGCGACTTTACATTGCATATGCTCCCCTT GTTATACTGGGAACACTTCTGGCAGCCTTAGTACCTGTGGTTGGCTTCAATGCAGTCATGACATCTGAGCACTTTGCATCATTTCTG GTGTTCATAATCCTACATGTGGTTGCTCTTGTGTATTATATCAAAGGACTTTTGACTCCTAGGCTGTTCAAAGTTGCTATGACTCTTGTCATAACTATTGGCTT AGCTGTTTGTTTTGCGGTAGTAGCCATACTCGTCGCATTGGTGGCATCTAGTCCAACAAAAGGCTGGAGTGGGCGCAGTTTGAGCCTACTTGACCC AACGTATGCAAGCAAGTACATCCCCATCATTGCCAGTGTCAGTGAACACCAACCACCTACCTGGCCCTCTTATTTTATGGATATCAATGTGTTGGCCTTCCTGATTCCTGCTGGGATCATT TCATGCTTCTTGCCTTTATCTGATGCAAGCTCCTTCATGGTCTTGTACTTGGTCACTGCAGTGTATTTTTCTGGAGTAATG GTACGGCTTATGCTTGTCCTTGCTCCTGCAGCTTGCATTTTATCTGGGATTGCTCTCTCTGAAGCTTTTGGTGTCCTCACTCGATCTATTAAATTTCAGCTATCAAAATTATTTGAGGATAGCCCTGCTGCT TCAGGGGATGGCACCCCAGAGAGTTCTTCTGCTAGTTCTGTCAAtgaaaattcaacaaaaaatgaaaataggACTGGAAAATCTGAAACAGCTCCAAAGGAAAAACCATCAAAGAAGAAccggaagaaggaaaaggaagtgGCAGAGAGTGTTCCTGTAAAgcctaaaaaggaaaagaagctTCTGGTTCTGCCTTTCGAATTATCAATTATGGGTATTTTGTCGCTGATCGTGTTAGGTGGTTTGTACGTG GTCCATTGTGTATGGGCAGCAGCTGAAGCGTACTCTGCACCTTCAATTGTGTTGACATCTCGTTCACACGATGGATTGCATGTTTTTGATGATTTTCGTGAAGCTTATGCATGGCTGAGCCATAACACAGATGTAGATGACAAG GTTGCTTCCTGGTGGGACTATGGTTACCAAACAACCGCAATGGCTAACAGGACTGTGATTGTAGACAATAATACCTGGAATAACACTCACATAGCAACAGTTGGGACTGCAATGTCGTCCCCAGAGAAAGCAGCATGGGAAATCTTCAATTCGTTAGATGTCAAATATGTCCTTGTTGTCTTTGGAG GGCTTGTTGGCTACCCTAGTGATGATATTAATAAGTTCCTTTGGATGGTTCGCATAGGAGGTGGTGTATTCCCTCACATCAAGGAGCCGGATTATCTT AGGGATGGTCAATACCGTGTTGATGCTCAAGCCACTCCAACTATGTTGAATTGCCTCATGTACAAGCTTTGCTACTACAG GTTTGTCGAGACTGATGGCAAAGGTTTTGATAGAGTAAGAGGGTATGAAATAGGAAAGAAGCATTTCAAGCTAACGCATTTTGAGGAG GTTTTCACAACtcaccactggatggtccgTATTTATAAACTGAAACCTCAGAAGAACAGGGTTCGAGGCAAGTTGAAGAAGCTGAAATCT GGTGCCACAACTAGTTCCACACTTGCGGCAGGCCGAAAGAAGAACCCGTGGCAATAG
- the LOC133929245 gene encoding nuclear pore complex protein NUP35 isoform X1 — protein MASSSSSRSPAVSRRGGGSRSARQSPFFRDLASPIPSHRGVSRFASGGSPAAAPSATPPPPPIFTLDDRVAAADFFPDHTASDILHVASSPSPSPRATASRSPSWDRSRSKATLSAPGSPMDGVVDPARKEVLALPPPSSPGTPPPAVEAQSPVTPAQAPARTEPVANGGEVEREEWVTVFGFSNGDTNLVLREFEKCGVILRHHSGPRDGNWIHILYQHSYDAQKALQKNGIQLSSGLIVGVKRINPVHRQQLDERFIGSNQGGLIVSLPSKSLALKSTGASHQLGALPRPYDPKANANVNRDAGRRATGSVAAPAKSTVTNVMDLIFGI, from the exons atggcctcctcctcctcctcccgctccccCGCCGTctcgcgccgcggcggcggcagccgtAGCGCGCGGCAGTCCCCCTTCTTCCGCGACCTTGCCTCCCCGATCCCGTCCCACCGCGGCGTCTCCCGCTTCGCCTCGGGCGggtcccccgccgccgccccctccgccacgccgccgcccccgcccatCTTCACCCTCGACGACCGCGTCGCCGCGGCCGACTTCTTCCCTGACCACACCGCCTCCGACATTCTCCACGTCGcgtcctccccctccccctccccccgcgCCACCGCCAGCCGTTCGCCATCATGGGACCGGTCCCGCAGCAAGGCGACGTTGTCTGCTCCGGGATCCCCCATGGATGGGGTTGTGGACCCGGCCAGGAAGGAGGTGCTCGCTTTGCCGCCGCCTTCGAGCCCTGGCACTCCTCCTCCGGCGGTGGAGGCTCAGTCGCCCGTGACTCCCGCGCAAGCACCGGCTAGGACGGAGCCGGTGGCGAACGGAGGGGAGGTTGAACGGGAGGAGTGGGTCACTGTATTCGG ATTCTCCAATGGAGACACCAACCTTGTTCTTCGAGAATTCGAGAAATGCGGAGTAATATTGAGACATCACTCTGGTCCAAGAGATGGTAATTGGATCCACATATTATATCAG CACTCCTATGATGCTCAGAAGGCCCTTCAAAAAAATGGTATCCAACTCAGCAGCGGTCTCATAGTTGGAGTGAAGCGTATTAATCCGGTGCACCGGCAGCAGCTGGATGAGAGGTTCATTGGAAGCAATCAAGGAGGCCTCATTGTTTCATTGCCTTCAAAGTCACTTGCATTGAAGAGCACAGGTGCATCGCACCAGCTAGGAGCCTTGCCCCGCCCTTATGACCCAAAGGCAAACGCAAATGTTAATCGAGATGCAGGCCGTCGCGCAACAGGCAGCGTTGCTGCACCAGCGAAGTCAACTGTAACCAATGTGATGGATTTGATATTTGGCATTTGA